DNA sequence from the Pirellulales bacterium genome:
GAAGACCGCCAAGAAGACGTCGCGCTCGTGGTCAACGAGTTGCGGCGAGCCGGGATTGCACCGCTTTGGGAACGCGTCGATTGTGAGCCGGACTTCGTCGCGCGCCTCGAGCGGCCCGACCTGCCTGACGTGATCCTGGCCAATGATGCCTTGCCGCGGTGCGGCGCCATGCGGGCCTTGGAGCTGCTCAAAGAACGGAAGCTCGATATACCGCTGATCGTGATGGCCGACGCGGTCGACGAAGAGGCGGCCAGCGACCGCATCCAGCGGGGAGCGGCGGACTATTTCGTCAAGGACCGGCTCGGAAGGGTCGCAGCGGCGATCGATCGCGCCCTCGAGGTGAAGCGCCTTCGCGGCGACAAGCAGCGGGCCGAAGAGCGGCTCGAGGAGAGTGAGCGGCAACTCCATCTGGCCCTCGAGGCGGCCCGAATGATCACCTGGACTTGGGACATGCGGACGGGCAAGCGGTCCTCCTCGCCGCCGGATTCCACGACGATCTGGCCGCCGGGAAAGGCCCCTCCCGACCTGGATACTTTTTTCCGGAGCATTCATCCCGACGATTGCCAACCGCTTTTCGATCGTGTGCAGCAGACGTTGAAAGACGGATCGGGTTACTCGGTCGAGTTCCGCATCCCGTTGCCGACGGGGGGAGTGCGTTGGGTTAGGGGGCAAGGCCGCGTTTTTCGCGACGCCGCCGGCCAGCCGACGCACCTGGCCGGAGTGTCAATGGACATCACCGACCAAAAGCTCGCCGAACGGGCGCTGCGCGAATCCGAGGCCAAATGGCGCTCGGACCAAGAGAAGGTCCAGCAGCATCTGGCCAAGTTGGCGCACGTCACGCGCTTGCAAATGATGGGAGAGCTGATGTCCGAAGTGTCGCATGAGATCAACCAACCGCTGTACGCGATCTCCAACTTCGCCGAGGCCTCGCTCAACCGGCTGCGATCGCCGATCGAGGGCGCCGGCCCGGAGATTCTATCCTGGCTCGAGCAGATCGCGGTGCAAGCCAACCGAGCGGGCGAGATCATCCGCCGGATCGGCCGCTTCGTCCGCAAATCGCCGGCCAAGCTGGCGCCGGCCGACGTCAATCGCATCGTGCGCGACGTGGTCGGGCTGTTGAGCGTCGACGTGCGATTGGACACCGTCGAACTCGAGCTGCAATTGGCCGAATCGTTGCCGCCGGTCAAGGTCGACCGCATTCAGATCGAGCAGGTCCTCGTCAATCTGCTGCGCAACGCGCTCGAGGCGATGGCCGACAACCCGGCCGCTCGGCGACACCTTAGCGTCCACACCGAATCGCTCCCCAGCGGCGCCGTGCGCATCGCCGTGCGCGACAACGGCCGCGGTCTGGAGAGCGGCGAACTCGATCGTCTATTCGAACCATTCTTCACGACGAAGACCGACGGCATGGGGATGGGCCTATCCATCAGTCATTCGATCGTCGAGGCGCACGGCGGCCGCCTGGAAGCGGTCCCTAATCCCGAGCGCGGAATGACGTTCCAGTTCACGCTCCCGGTTGCAAGCAACGAGGCGCCCGATGACATCTGAACCGACCGTGTTCGTGGTCGACGACGATCCGGCCGCTCGCGGCTCGGTCGCGGCGCTCGTCGCCTCGCACGGGCTGGCGGTCGAGTCGTTCGCCTCGGCGGAAGAGTTTCTGGCCGCCTATGATCCCGCGCGGCGGGGCTGCCTGATCGCCGACGTGCG
Encoded proteins:
- a CDS encoding ATP-binding protein, which gives rise to MNLLIIEDRQEDVALVVNELRRAGIAPLWERVDCEPDFVARLERPDLPDVILANDALPRCGAMRALELLKERKLDIPLIVMADAVDEEAASDRIQRGAADYFVKDRLGRVAAAIDRALEVKRLRGDKQRAEERLEESERQLHLALEAARMITWTWDMRTGKRSSSPPDSTTIWPPGKAPPDLDTFFRSIHPDDCQPLFDRVQQTLKDGSGYSVEFRIPLPTGGVRWVRGQGRVFRDAAGQPTHLAGVSMDITDQKLAERALRESEAKWRSDQEKVQQHLAKLAHVTRLQMMGELMSEVSHEINQPLYAISNFAEASLNRLRSPIEGAGPEILSWLEQIAVQANRAGEIIRRIGRFVRKSPAKLAPADVNRIVRDVVGLLSVDVRLDTVELELQLAESLPPVKVDRIQIEQVLVNLLRNALEAMADNPAARRHLSVHTESLPSGAVRIAVRDNGRGLESGELDRLFEPFFTTKTDGMGMGLSISHSIVEAHGGRLEAVPNPERGMTFQFTLPVASNEAPDDI